In a genomic window of Piliocolobus tephrosceles isolate RC106 chromosome 1, ASM277652v3, whole genome shotgun sequence:
- the TMEM200B gene encoding transmembrane protein 200B, translating to MTAGSPEECGEVRRSPEGRVSRLGRRLGRRRRPRSPPEPLRVRARLRLRSPSGAFAALGALVVLVGMGIAVAGYWPHRAGAPGSRAVNTSSPQLSELRREGRGGGRAHGPHERLRLLGPVIMGVGLFVFICANTLLYENRDLETRRLRQGVLRAQALRPPDGPGWDCALLPSPGPRTPRAVGCAEPEIWDPSPHRGTSPVPSVRSLRSEPANPRLGLPALLNSYPLKGPGLPPPWGPRTQTGHVIITVQPSGSCIEHSKSLDLGLGELLLGAPAARDCAHRSWPRLDRLSLGGYAKLGGGGDLGARV from the coding sequence ATGACAGCTGGGAGCCCCGAAGAATGCGGGGAGGTGCGGAGGAGCCCCGAGGGCCGCGTCTCTCGTCTGGGCCGCCGCCTGGGCCGCCGCCGGCGTCCGCGCTCCCCGCCGGAGCCTCTGCGGGTGCGGGCGCGGCTGCGGCTGCGCTCGCCGTCGGGGGCGTTCGCGGCGCTGGGGGCGCTCGTGGTACTGGTGGGTATGGGCATCGCAGTGGCCGGCTACTGGCCGCACCGGGCCGGGGCCCCGGGGTCCAGGGCCGTCAATACCAGCTCGCCTCAGCTGAGCGAGCTGCGACGCGAGGGTCGCGGCGGGGGCCGGGCTCACGGCCCGCACGAGCGACTGCGGCTCCTCGGGCCGGTGATCATGGGTGTCGGCCTGTTCGTGTTCATCTGCGCCAACACGCTGCTGTATGAGAACCGAGACTTGGAGACGCGACGGCTCCGCCAGGGGGTGCTGCGGGCCCAGGCGCTCCGGCCCCCCGACGGCCCCGGCTGGGACTGCGCCCTCCTTCCCAGCCCTGGCCCTAGGACTCCCCGAGCCGTAGGCTGCGCAGAGCCAGAAATCTGGGACCCGTCCCCGCATCGGGGTACTTCACCCGTCCCGTCAGTGCGGAGTCTGCGTTCAGAGCCTGCTAATCCTCGCTTGGGGTTACCTGCCCTGCTCAACAGCTACCCGCTGAAGGGCCCCGGGCTGCCCCCACCCTGGGGTCCACGGACGCAGACTGGCCATGTGATCATCACCGTGCAGCCCTCTGGCTCCTGCATTGAACATTCTAAGTCTCTGGATCTGGGCCTTGGGGAGCTCCTCCTTGGGGCCCCAGCAGCTCGGGACTGTGCTCACCGAAGCTGGCCACGGCTGGACCGCCTCAGTCTTGGGGGCTATGCCAAATTGGGAGGAGGAGGGGACTTGGGGGCCCGGGTCTGA
- the LOC113225310 gene encoding uncharacterized protein LOC113225310, whose translation MAVVTKGPSTNPDSEWEGPKHSVVPSKSQMTTPSESLQSFAFGFLSISSKETEEKEEGAAGYLDIKEMPRGPTGECIGVEEQAGALKFSVTPASCQLQPGEKKAESSEEHVTPGEPLGKQNGSFLDFHVGNQFPTLIRSFQVVTYSMMQV comes from the coding sequence ATGGCTGTCGTGACAAAGGGGCCATCTACTAACCCTGACTCTGAATGGGAGGGTCCCAAGCATTCGGTAGTTCCTAGTAAAAGCCAGATGACCACCCCGTCGGAGTCTCTGCAAAGCTTTGCCTTTGGCTTCCTTTCCATAAGCAGCAaggagacagaagagaaggaggagggggcagCTGGCTATCTTGATATTAAGGAGATGCCAAGAGGCCCAACTGGGGAATGTATAGGAGTGGAGGAACAGGCCGGTGCCTTAAAGTTCTCAGTAACACCAGCTTCCTGTCAGCTGCAACCTGGTGAAAAAAAGGCAGAGAGTAGTGAAGAACATGTTACACCAGGAGAGCCACTTGGAAAACAAAATGGATCATTTCTTGACTTTCATGTGGGTAACCAGTTCCCCACCCTCATTCGAAGTTTCCAGGTAGTAACTTATTCAATGATGCAGGTCTAA